CAAATCCGGGCTTACAagcacattggccatcaaacACGTTGCAAGTCTCGGAAGTAGAGCCTACGAAGTCACAATCACAATGCTCGCAACCTTCACCACTTGCTAGCTTCCAGTGGTTTTCTCGACATCTAAAAGACAAATGGCACAGATTCATGATCACATTCTGGTGTAAAATATCTCTTGAATAATTTGACTCTGCTGTTTGATGAACCCACCTGTCGCACTCTCGGCCCTCCACGTTCGGTAAGCAATGGCACTCTCCAGTAAATCGATCACAGTCAAAACGATTGGGATCTGTGCCCAAGATGTTACAAATGCAAGCCTCACATTGACCTTGAACAGCATCTCCGAAGAATCCGGCTTGGCAATATTCGCAGTGATCACCTTCGGTGTTGAATAAACATTTCAAGCACTGACCCGAACTCGAGTCGCAATTGCCCGTGTCCTGGAAGTTCCAGTTCTCACTGCAGTTACAAGAGACACAAGATCCTCCGGGAATCTCTGGATTGCCGTAGTAGTTGTCAGAACAAACGTCACAACGGGCACCTAAAAGCCAGCAAATTCGAAGTAAGAAATCATGTTTGTCATCACGCAACACATTTCTGTAATTTTAAGTTTGACTTGGAATTCTACCTGAGTATCCCAGGTCACATTCACAGACGGGTTCGTTGTTAGTGGTATCCAAAAAGCATCGCTCGGCAAATGAGTGGCCACTCGCTTTGGTATTGGGACAAGGGCATTCACGGCACGGGATATTGGCCTCCAAAGTTGGATCCCCATAATAACCCTCAAGACAGACTCCGCATTCCGGACCGTCCGTGGCGTCTCTACAGTTAATGCATTGCCCGGTCTGAGCTTCACATATATCAGCATGACCATTGCACTGACAAGGCTGACAGTTGGGGAAGTTCCAGAAGCCAGGTTGACATTCGTTACATCGTCGACCATAGGCCTTTTCGGCACAGTTACATTGACCATCAGTCTCTCGACAGAAAGGATCCAAGGATCCCACATTGTGGCAATTGCAAGCTAGAATGAGATCATAGTTTTTAGGCTAAAATTGCCAGGGGAGAATAATGGGTACGAACTAACGTTGGCATCCACTGGCACCAAACCCAAAGGTTCCCGGAGCGCAACGATCGCATCGTCTTCCAAcgacatttttcttgcaagGACAACGACCAGTGTATTTGTCGCAAAGGGTCGATTCGGATCCCGTGTTGTCGCACTCGCAAGGTTTGTTATATCCACCCTCAAAAGTATAGTAGGAGATCGAGTTCAAGAGTGCTCGACACTCCTCCGGAATCTCCGGCGTTGGAACGGCGAGGAACAAGTCCCGACAACGATAGTTTTCGTACTCTTCCCGCTTTTGCTCGGCCATGGGCGATCCTTCAAAGATTTCCAAGCTCTCGGTTCGAGGTATTAAGGCAATCTGAAAGAGCGTTTTCTTTCTGTTAGCGACAATGCTTGACCTAAAAAGGCATATAGCTTCAATAATCGAGCTTTACCGAATCAATCAAGATGTTGGACTTGGGATCCGGGGTGTTAGGGTCATATTGATCGAAGGTCAGTTTGATCTGATAGCGTTGTCCCTCTTCGAGACACACGGGATTCCCCACAATGGTGTGTCTTTGGTTGTTTGGCATGGAGAACTGGGTCGGTCCGTCATTGGTCTCATTACATTTTCCATTGGGATCTGGTGCTCCATCTATTCGAATGAGTTCTATTTTGGCATTGTCCCAAGGATTCGGATGGTTGGGCTGTTGCTGATATCGGACCACGAGATCGTAATCCAAGTCCTTGAAAATGGCTGGTACATCAAAAGTGAGCGTGGATCCTTCGTAGACTTGCATGTATCCAAAGCCCGTCCAAGTGTTGTCTTCCGGTCGCGAACTGGGTTCCTTCCTGATTACTTTGGTTGGCTACAAGTtagattttcatattttaaaaGCATTATCACGGCAAATATTTGTCTGATGCGTTTCCTTTACCGGATTTTGACTCCCAAACGCAAGTTCTCCCTCGAAGAGCAGAAAATCTAATCCTCCGGAATAATATCCATCATCCACGGTATCACAACGTCGTCCACCAATGTTGGGTCGGCATTTACATTGACCCGTCATGACATCACAGTTGTTATCGTAAGAACCACCGATATCACAATCGCAAGCTTTGCACCCATTGGGATCATCCATTGATAACCCATAATGTTGTGGCATACATTGGTCACAATCCCTTCCAACCACGAATCGTTTACAAGTACAATCGCCTGTGACTTGATCGCATCCATCATTGGAAACAATGCCCTCTAGCATGCATTTGCATTCTGCACACAAAAAAGAGGGTGTCACTATGAGCTAAAGGACTATCTATTGAATCAGGATTATTTGTACCTTGACATCCATCGGGATTATCTAGTGTGAAGTTCCAAAAGCCATTCATGCATCGGTCACAACGCTCTCCGCCAACATTTGTCTTGCAATGACATTGGCCGGCTAAGAGCCCTTCTTCGGGATCAGTGCGACCATCGCAAAGACCACCATCAATGGTTCCATCAGGTTCACAATCACATTCTGAGAAAGGCAACATCAATACAAAGCATAAGTTGATTATAAGTTGTAAAAAATGGTGAAATTAAAAACAAACTTACGTTCACAAATGTTTGGATCATTCAGCTCTAATTCGGGCACTTGGAAAAAGCcttctttgcaatattcgcAATGAATACCGTCGGTGTTATGTGAGCAGTTGTTACACACCCCACCACTCACATTTCCTGTGGCAGCATAGACGTATTGATTGAAGTAACAACTCGAAGCATGGTCATTGCAGTTGCACTCTGAAACAAGTAAGAATTGTATGGATTGATGGCAATGTTTTTGGTGCTGAGGATGGGTGAGTTGAAATTAGCGAGTTACTTTTGCAttcgttcttcttctttcctgTCGCGGGTTGCCAAGGAACATCGTTGTAATCGTCCAAGCAGTATTCGCAATTATTTCCTTTCGTGTTATGGGTGCAGTCACATTTGCCATGAACCATGCCCATAATCGCCTCGTGTTCTACTTTTTCGGGAAGGCATCGCTCCGCATGACCGTAGCAAGAGCAAGATCCACGGACTGTCATGTCGTAAATGGAGTAGTAGTATTTTTCCTAGAGAACCGAGAAAATGATGTGGATTCTGAGTGTGTGTGCAAATACAGTATCAATGACTGACATCTCACGCCTCATTCGTCACGTCGTACCATTCCGTTAGTCGTTTTCGCAAATTCTTATTCTCCTAACTTGTTTGCAGATCAAGGTCAGCAATATCCAGTAATTTATTGCAAAATCTAGAGCACTACTGGACTCCAAGtcgttcattcatttgcaTGGATTCtgctcaaaaaagaaaaacaaaaaaaaaatgactagTCCCTCACCTTGATGTCCAGCCTCTCTGTTTCCAAGTTTTCATCTCCCAGAGTATGAAGTTTGGTCATATGGATCCTAAGATTGGTGGTCTTGAGTAAATCCTGCACTTCCTTCGAGTATGGGTTAAATCCAGGGCTGTGGATGTTGATGTTGGGGGGCAGCACTCGGTAAATCACCGACCCAAAAGTTGTGGGCGTGAGTCGCGAGTAACGCCTTTGACAAACGGTTTCGTTCAGATACCGTGGAGCTCCTTCATAAATCCCGGGAAAGGACCTGGCACAATCGTAGGCGAAATATCGATGAATCTTCCAAGTCTGACCCCAATCATAGGACTTTTCAATGTACATGGCCGCCGGTCGAAACGTCTTGAAAGTGATGATCAAGTGGGTCACGTGAAATTCCGCCTCCAGATCCAACTGAATGGTGACATTCTCCACCCCATTTTGAGCTTGCCACCAAGTACGGTATTGGCGGGCGGGCTCGGCATCTGGGGGCTCCATTCGATAGACCAGATTTTCAATTCGGTGAGAAGTCTGAGGGTTTTGCTCGACCCCTTGGTCCGTAGAATCGCAccagaaacatttttgatcccTCCTCGAATATT
This DNA window, taken from Tigriopus californicus strain San Diego chromosome 9, Tcal_SD_v2.1, whole genome shotgun sequence, encodes the following:
- the LOC131886854 gene encoding laminin subunit beta-1-like, whose protein sequence is MKPIIPLLALGLVSLSESYTPVSRGCEERSCYPATGNLLIGRQDKLEATSTCGLERRERYCILSHLEYSRRDQKCFWCDSTDQGVEQNPQTSHRIENLVYRMEPPDAEPARQYRTWWQAQNGVENVTIQLDLEAEFHVTHLIITFKTFRPAAMYIEKSYDWGQTWKIHRYFAYDCARSFPGIYEGAPRYLNETVCQRRYSRLTPTTFGSVIYRVLPPNINIHSPGFNPYSKEVQDLLKTTNLRIHMTKLHTLGDENLETERLDIKEKYYYSIYDMTVRGSCSCYGHAERCLPEKVEHEAIMGMVHGKCDCTHNTKGNNCEYCLDDYNDVPWQPATGKKKNECKKCNCNDHASSCYFNQYVYAATGNVSGGVCNNCSHNTDGIHCEYCKEGFFQVPELELNDPNICEQCDCEPDGTIDGGLCDGRTDPEEGLLAGQCHCKTNVGGERCDRCMNGFWNFTLDNPDGCQECKCMLEGIVSNDGCDQVTGDCTCKRFVVGRDCDQCMPQHYGLSMDDPNGCKACDCDIGGSYDNNCDVMTGQCKCRPNIGGRRCDTVDDGYYSGGLDFLLFEGELAFGSQNPPTKVIRKEPSSRPEDNTWTGFGYMQVYEGSTLTFDVPAIFKDLDYDLVVRYQQQPNHPNPWDNAKIELIRIDGAPDPNGKCNETNDGPTQFSMPNNQRHTIVGNPVCLEEGQRYQIKLTFDQYDPNTPDPKSNILIDSIALIPRTESLEIFEGSPMAEQKREEYENYRCRDLFLAVPTPEIPEECRALLNSISYYTFEGGYNKPCECDNTGSESTLCDKYTGRCPCKKNVVGRRCDRCAPGTFGFGASGCQPCNCHNVGSLDPFCRETDGQCNCAEKAYGRRCNECQPGFWNFPNCQPCQCNGHADICEAQTGQCINCRDATDGPECGVCLEGYYGDPTLEANIPCRECPCPNTKASGHSFAERCFLDTTNNEPVCECDLGYSGARCDVCSDNYYGNPEIPGGSCVSCNCSENWNFQDTGNCDSSSGQCLKCLFNTEGDHCEYCQAGFFGDAVQGQCEACICNILGTDPNRFDCDRFTGECHCLPNVEGRECDRCRENHWKLASGEGCEHCDCDFVGSTSETCNVFDGQCACKPGFGGRRCDQCEENYWGDPRVECYDCNCNPQGSQSFQCDHQTGKCVCLEGIGGEKCDECARGFVQEMALTSDHPVLDRKIPFTDLPRCVECGECFTNWDRILLGLQNQTRDQVQRAEQVKITGVTGAYTRDFVDMEDTLREVKGILTSASVSNDELIGVQADIDRINVALQGTNQNMEELDNNLSNLQQSILQGSSSLDFLRKEADTLKLNAQDMKEQITSLQEANVEGALNLTRQAKRRSDEAAVQVRGIETEGGLLANSEKQRKATETLMNTSKDQFTSTQEQNQQKLNDILVQIDNLEAKIPDLNRQICDGDTGADQPCDTLCGGAGCGKCGGISCLNGALSKAEEAVSSAKAADEVFSEKDREAERVLRDITKTHQNALGAVQEAQRAFDLANEAKNRSVGETTRVDSLVDSINVYTSGDKASPEDVQKLADECLAAEMDLDSSEISGLAQEINSAIDSVTNVDQILAETADDLNRAQELQRRADFTKQNAEEQLKHAEEVTNFLSQAVEAQNMADISIQSAQEDIDSARKDLSQIASGMDEAIRSVDQSLMDVQDLARRQQSLQTSFIRNAKRVNASRDAATKAKNQASEDNTELYNLNLEFKNVSGSLDAKTNSIGSAKDLAVDLQRRASELATSASNKLTNIQDVEKEFEETERRLQELSSELMALNCEMNIHLQVIEDKSNYYRTCSPPSTWSPSATCVCRPGALEPSCNSRRAIYER